ATGTGGTGCTGCCATACTCGTACCTGAAAATGTTGAGTACCCATGGGGATCATCAGGATTATGAGTGGGAATTGTGCTAATTATGTTTGCACCAGGAGCGGAGACATCAGGTTTAATCATCCAATTCTTTTGTACTGGTCCTCTTGAAGAAAAATCAGTAACTCTCTCTCCAATATAATCAACAGGTTCCATTTCTATAGTTACAGTATCTTTTCCATCCTCTATCTGTGAGAGCATTTTTTCTCCTTCTGCTAGACTGAGAGTTAATGTGGGAAGTGCCATATGAGGTATTGTTACATCTAAGTCATCATCCTGATCATTATAGATAATAGCAGCCACTGCACCAGCTTCCTTGGCATTTTTTACTTTATCTACAAAAGGTATCTCACCACGCCGTATAAGTGCTACCTGTTCTTCTACATCTACATCTAAGAAATCTTGACTTCGTCCTAACCCAACATAAGAAAACCCATAAGTATTCCCGCTAATATTGTTAATATCATCTTCATTATTAAATCCCATAACCTTTACACTGCTATATTCTACGTTTTCACTTGTAAATATTGATGCTGAATAAATTTTAGTAGGCAACTCCGTGGCTCCAACTGAAACTGCTTTACGAGAAGTAGCTGGGGAGCCAACTGTTCCTTTATCTGGTCCGCTGTTACCGTTAGCAGCTATTGCAAATACTCCAGCTTCCATAGCTGTATCTAAGGCCAAACTTGTCACAAAGTCTGGGTCATTGAGCTGGTTGCCAAGAGATAAATTCATAACATCAGCTCCATCCTTAACTGCTTGCTCTATTCCAGCTACAATGTTATCTGTTGTACCACTTCCCATTGGCCCAAGCACCCTATATGCTAAAAGATTTGCATCTGGAGCTACTCCTTTAATAGCACCATTAGCTGCAATACTACCAGCTACATGAGTTCCATGATTTGTTTCGTAGGGAGGATAATCTGGTGGCCACCATCCGGATGGCGGCTGTGTCTCTTGTGGATCATCATTGTCATCTACAAAATCCCAGCCTTTATATTCTCCAAATGCGTGTTCTAAATCTGGATGTGTATAATCTACTCCCGTGTCAATTACTGCTATTGTAACACCTTCTCCTGTTATTCCAAACTCTTCCCAAACCATATCTGCCTGTATATGTGACACACTGTCTAGCATCTTGGGATTTGTAAACTCTTTTTCAACTTCTGTATAGTTGACTTGATGTTCTACGTTCGGGTAAATAGCTTTTATCCCATTGATCTCTGCCAGTCTAGGTACCAACTTTGCAGGTAACTCCACAGAAAAACCAGAAAAGACATACTCATATTCTCTGTTTACAACTACATTATCCCCCAGTTCACTAATTACATTATCTATTATTTTAGTTCTAGCATTTAATAACTCAACTTCTGAATATTCATCTTCCTTTTGCTGCCCCTCCAAAATAGATAATTCTTCAAGCTGAGCTATTACCGTTACATCTTCAGAGCTGTTAACGTCAAAATCTCCTATAACTTCTACTGCTTGTACACTTATTGGAAAACTATGTGTTGTAAATAGCAGCAAAATAAATAATAAAACCAAAGCCCGTGTTAATTTTTTTCTAAACATTTACATCCCTCCTTTTGATTGAAACGAAAGTTATCGTTTCAATTAAATTATATATATTCTGAATTTTTTATATAATAAGACTTTGGTCTTGAATTTCTTTATCGCTTTGCTACTTTAGTCTTGTACAATAACATATGCTTACAATCATACTATTATTTTTTAATCAATGACTATAGTATAAAAATAACAACTTAAGCAGATAGTAAAAAAAAGTATTAAAAAAGGAGGTGGATTAATTGCCTAACTCTAATGTCCCTGTTGTCAGCGCGTCAGAAGGAATAAAAGATTTATTTACCAGCGGTTATAATTTCATCAGTAGTAATACTGAACAACATGGCAGTGATATTTTTGAATTTGTCTTTATGGGCCAAAAGGTGGTTTGTATCAGCGGCGAAGCAGGGGCTAAGCTTTTTTATGATCCTGAAAAATTCCAGCGTACTGGTGCTATACCCATGCGCGTCCAAAATACTTTATTTGGTGTGGATGCCATTCACACTATGGATGGAGAAAGTCATTATCACCGCAAACAACTTTTTCTGTCGTTAACTAAAGACCAAGAGAAGAAAGTTTCCCAAATCATAACCAAAAATTGGGAATCACAGGTTAGCAGGTGGTTAAAATCAAATAACATTGTATTATTTGACGAAGCAAAAGACGTGTTGTGTAGTACCGCTTTTAATTGGGCAGGTATTATAATACCTGATAATGAAGTTAAAAAAAGAGCTGATGAACTTATCGCTATGGTTGATGCTTTAGGTGGACTGGGGCCAAGATATTATGTTGGGAAAGCATCGAGGCTTAAGACGGAAAAATGGATCATAAAGGTTATTGAAAACGTTAGAAGAGGTCGATTAAAAGCAAAAGAAGGCACTCCTTTATATGAACTTTCTTTTTATAAAGAATTAGATGGCAAAGAGCTAAGCAGTCAAATGGCTGCAGTGGAACTTTTAAATATCATTAGACCTATGGTCGCTGTTTCTATACTTATAACTTTTGCTGCGTTAGCGTTGTATGAAAACCCAGAACATAAAAAAAAGTTGCTGTTAGACAGCAACTTTAAAAACATGTTTGTACAGGAGGTTAGGAGGCACTATCCCTTTGTACCTGTTTTAGGGGCAAGGGTGCGTAAAGGATTTAACTGGAAAGGTTATGAGTTCAAAGAAAAAATGTTAGTTGTTTTAGATGTGTATGGTATAAATCACGACCGTAGAATCTGGGATAATCCCCATAAATTTTATCCGGAAAGATTTAATAACTTTGAAAATAGCTTGTATAATTTTATCCCCCAAGGAGGGGGAAATCCCTCCATAACCCACCGCTGCCCCGCTGAGAAGATTACTCTAGAAATAATGAAGGCTACTTTAGATTTTCTAGTAAATAAAATATCCTACGACGTGCCAAAGCAAGACTTAAGCTATAGCCTTAAACGAGTTCCATCTTTACCTAAGAGTGGATTTATTTTTACCAACGTTACTTGGAAGTAACTGATTATATGATTCTAAAATAGAATTCATCTCTGCCAAAAAAATACTGCTTTAAACTTGACTATTGCGGGGCTTTGAAGTTATAAACAGGTTTGAGCCTTTCAATTATTTCAGCCGTTGGGCTAATATTGTCCACAATTACGTCACTGGATTTGTAAGCTAGAGGACATTCATCTATAGTTTTTCTATTGACCGAAGTTGTATAAATACCTTGCATCATTTGTTTATATTGTTTTATATTTAATGTCTTTTTAGCCTTTTTGCGGCTCATTATCCGTCCTGCTCCATGGGGAGCGGAAAAATTCCATTGGGGATTCCCTTTTCCTAAACAAATAAGACTACCATCCTTCATGTTTAAAGGAACTAAAAACTTTTCTTCTTTTTTGGCAGAAACGGCTCCTTTTCTCAGTATCATATCATTTGTATCTATATAATTGTGTATGGTTTTAAACTGCTCAACTATTTCTAGCTTCATATTATTTGTTATTTCTTCTACTATTGCTTTGCGATTTAAATCAGCAAAATTTTGAATAATTCTCATATCATTAAGATAGTCCTCAAACTGTTTCCCCGATAAATAAGCTAATTCTTTAGGAATAGAGCTATTTTTACTTAATAAATTTGCTGCTTTTTTCTGGTATATTCTAGCTACTTCGTTACCTATGTGCCGACTGCCAGAATGTACTACTAAGTAAAGATTTTTTTGGGCATCTTCATTTACTTCTATAAAATGATTTCCTCCCCCTAATGTCCCGATACTCAGCTTTGCCCGCTTTAAGTTAACCTGTTTTTTAACCTTTAGGTTTTCTAAGTTAATCCTTGAGCTAAAGAAATGCTCTTTTTTTCTAATGTTAAACCCAGACGGAATTTTTGTGCTGATAATATCGTCTAACTTTTTAAAATCAATACTCTTTTCCTTAAGCTTAACTACCTCCATACCACAGCCTATGTCTACACCTACTAAGTTGGGAACAACTTTATCCTCTATTGTTAAAGTTGTTCCTATAGCACATCCTGCCCCACAGTGAACGTCAGGCATTATCCTAATTTTGCTTTCTTTTATAAA
This genomic interval from Proteinivorax tanatarense contains the following:
- a CDS encoding cytochrome P450, whose product is MPNSNVPVVSASEGIKDLFTSGYNFISSNTEQHGSDIFEFVFMGQKVVCISGEAGAKLFYDPEKFQRTGAIPMRVQNTLFGVDAIHTMDGESHYHRKQLFLSLTKDQEKKVSQIITKNWESQVSRWLKSNNIVLFDEAKDVLCSTAFNWAGIIIPDNEVKKRADELIAMVDALGGLGPRYYVGKASRLKTEKWIIKVIENVRRGRLKAKEGTPLYELSFYKELDGKELSSQMAAVELLNIIRPMVAVSILITFAALALYENPEHKKKLLLDSNFKNMFVQEVRRHYPFVPVLGARVRKGFNWKGYEFKEKMLVVLDVYGINHDRRIWDNPHKFYPERFNNFENSLYNFIPQGGGNPSITHRCPAEKITLEIMKATLDFLVNKISYDVPKQDLSYSLKRVPSLPKSGFIFTNVTWK
- a CDS encoding S8 family serine peptidase encodes the protein MFRKKLTRALVLLFILLLFTTHSFPISVQAVEVIGDFDVNSSEDVTVIAQLEELSILEGQQKEDEYSEVELLNARTKIIDNVISELGDNVVVNREYEYVFSGFSVELPAKLVPRLAEINGIKAIYPNVEHQVNYTEVEKEFTNPKMLDSVSHIQADMVWEEFGITGEGVTIAVIDTGVDYTHPDLEHAFGEYKGWDFVDDNDDPQETQPPSGWWPPDYPPYETNHGTHVAGSIAANGAIKGVAPDANLLAYRVLGPMGSGTTDNIVAGIEQAVKDGADVMNLSLGNQLNDPDFVTSLALDTAMEAGVFAIAANGNSGPDKGTVGSPATSRKAVSVGATELPTKIYSASIFTSENVEYSSVKVMGFNNEDDINNISGNTYGFSYVGLGRSQDFLDVDVEEQVALIRRGEIPFVDKVKNAKEAGAVAAIIYNDQDDDLDVTIPHMALPTLTLSLAEGEKMLSQIEDGKDTVTIEMEPVDYIGERVTDFSSRGPVQKNWMIKPDVSAPGANIISTIPTHNPDDPHGYSTFSGTSMAAPHVAGAAALLIEANPNWNVNQVKAALMNTAERLYKQCGDPYPLIAQGAGSIRVNKALQTNALVKTTSNSYGRIEADSGTHVMQLKIEIQNLHPQRHRFGLETEIIGEPEGLKVMNSRNLNIQSGRTQEIQFNLQAQTDKLEPGVHELVVNVIDGDKILGVPMIIFID
- a CDS encoding RtcB family protein; translated protein: MQKIIGDFNTAIVFAADVEGDAKKQIKTLCDQEFIKESKIRIMPDVHCGAGCAIGTTLTIEDKVVPNLVGVDIGCGMEVVKLKEKSIDFKKLDDIISTKIPSGFNIRKKEHFFSSRINLENLKVKKQVNLKRAKLSIGTLGGGNHFIEVNEDAQKNLYLVVHSGSRHIGNEVARIYQKKAANLLSKNSSIPKELAYLSGKQFEDYLNDMRIIQNFADLNRKAIVEEITNNMKLEIVEQFKTIHNYIDTNDMILRKGAVSAKKEEKFLVPLNMKDGSLICLGKGNPQWNFSAPHGAGRIMSRKKAKKTLNIKQYKQMMQGIYTTSVNRKTIDECPLAYKSSDVIVDNISPTAEIIERLKPVYNFKAPQ